Part of the Phacochoerus africanus isolate WHEZ1 unplaced genomic scaffold, ROS_Pafr_v1 Scaffold_187, whole genome shotgun sequence genome is shown below.
aaaaaaaaaaaatgaacatctgaTTTGATCAAGTCATCTGGACAGAAACAAAGATCCAATCTGGAATAACCTAATCGTTGACCTGGAATCCAATCAGGTAGCACCTTCTGATTGGAGGTTAGTAGCTGGTAAGGGAGATGATGTGATCAGAAAGCTCTATAAAAGCCTCAGGCAGCAAAGAAAAGAGGCAGACACTTCTTCCTCTGGAGTCGCTGTCTGGGTTCTCCACCTGGCCTGAGCTCTGAGTATTCACTCCACGACCACATCCCAGCGGGTGAGTTACTGACCTCAACTAAAGACAACCTCAGTCTATCTAGGTCAGCAGGTCTTGAATGGTGGCCTGCAGTTCAGGATGGCAGGGAGATTTTCGTTTTACTCTTTTCCATGTACAGTTGTAAAACTTTGGTTGTGCCTCTAAATGTAGTTAGTTTTTCACCTTAGCCTCAAATATTTTGACATGTGCtttgtttatattcatttttaaatatcttaggCAAGTAGATTTATTTTTAGGGAAAACCTTCTgtttggaattttatttcttttgatttccctctttccccttatttttttttctttttttttttttcttttttgtggctgcccATTGGCGTATGGaactccctggccagagatcaaatcagagctggagttgtGACCTGCaaggctggatacttaacccactgtgccaggctggggattgaacccacatacctgcagctgcagagacactgtcaagCCTGTTTGctccacagggggaactccaaggatttgacaattgaaaatatttagttgGGAGTTTCGTGGTGTGTGCCACTGGCAATGAACCCAggaaatatccatgaggacttctggtttcaatccctggccttgctcagtgggttaaagacctggcgatgccatgagcttgtgggtgtAGATTGAAAACACGACtccgttgctgtgcctgtggtacaggctggcaactacagctccaaatcgacccctagcctgagaatttccatatgctgtgggtgcagccctaaaaaaaaaaaattagtttgtgCAAATGACATTCATTTTAGGGCTACCTCCTTAATCTTTCCACCCCTGTTAACTGTGGGAGCTTAGAATGGAGCCTGTGTTGTGCTATTTGATGCTCCTGTTCCCACAGTTTTGTGCTCCATGGATGGTCACAAACTTTTCCTCCAAAAAGATTGGGCTTCGGCCTTTAGGCTTGTGGGACCCACTCCCCAGTGCAACATAATTAAGTGATGCAGTGATGGGAAAGGGATGGATCAGTGGTTGGGATTTCATCCTCCTCAGTACATGTGAGATGCTTGTTCTGGTGCCCACAGGGGCACAGCTGTGACTTTGTGCCCATGGAGCCCAAAGTGGAATTCAGGTAAACTGAGGCCCTGCCTGAGCCCTGACTGTGGCTCTGAGTTGGGTCCCCTGAAGGGTGGGGAGACAAATGAAAGGGATTTGTGCTTGACCTCCTGAAGATGCCTTGTTGTCTGTCAGCTTCCACAGGATTCCTTTAGCAGAAGAGTCAAGATGAGTGTCTGGAACCCTCTGAGACTGCGGGACCTGGCAGGAATGAACCTGCTGAAGGATGAGGCTTCGGCCATCACTGCTCTGGAGTATCTGCCCACGGAGCTCTTCCCCCCACTGTTCATGGAGGCCTTCTATGGGAGTCACAGGGAGACCCTGAAGGCCATGGTGCAAAGCCTGGCCCTTTGTCCGCCTGCCTCTGGGAGGCCTAATGGGAGGCCTGATGCAGATGTCTCATGTGGAAACCTTACAAGCCATGCTGGATGGGCTGGATGTCCTGCTTGCCCAGAAGTTTCGCCCCAGGTGAGTCTGATCCGGGTAGCATGGTAGGATCCTGGGCATTTCTGAGATAATGCTGGGATCAGGAGAGTGGATGGCACAAGGGATGGAATAGAggcctttatatatataaaacccaccacacatatatgtgtgtgtgtgtgtgtgtgtgtggtgtgtgggtgtgtggtatTTTGGCGACCtcagagcatatggagttcccaggccatggatcaaccGAGCCAGAGTTGCAACATATTCCACAGCTGCTgtaacaagggatccttaacccactgagcagggccagggatcgaacctgtgtccctgccACGGCAGAGAACACCCTCAGtcctttgcaccacagtgggacctcctggAACACAGGCTTTTGATGATGCCAATGAGGAAGCTCAGAGGCATTGGTTATTGCTGAGTCACTTTGGGAAATGCATTCTGCAACTGCAAGAGTACCTAAGATGCAGAGGAGCTTGAAAAAGAACATGTCCTAGCCTCCTCCTGGGGATGCTTAAAGGTGGTACAAGTGGAGAACCAGGAATGataaaaggggaaaagggagatgGGTGGAGgtgaggcagagagggaagaagagggcaAGCCTGCACCTGATACCAGGGAATGTGAATTAAGAGCACAGGTGGGAAGTCTGAGTGTTGTTTGAATTCTGATAATGTGGTTTGCAATTTGTTGTTTCCTCACAGGAGGTGCAATCTGCGGGTCCTAGATTTCAGGAATACTAGCCAGGACTTCTGGAGTATGTGGTCTGGAGAAAAGGCTCATAAGTCCTCGAGCTCACTGATAACACCACTGAATGAAGACCGTTCAAGGACAGAGCACCCTTTGTCTCCCTTGGAGGTGTTCATAGACCTCTACCTCAATGAAAGAATCATGAGCGGTCCTTTCCTCACCTACCTGATGAGTTGGATAGAGGAGAGAAAAGGTTTGGTACACCTGTGCTGTAAGAAACTGAGTATTATTTCAATgcctatggaaaatattatgacgGTCCTGGCTCAGGTGCAGCTGGACTGTATCCAGGAGTTGGAAGTGAATTGCACCTGGCAGCTGTCCACCCTGGCCACGTTTGCTGCTCTCCTGGGCCAGATGAGCAATGTGCAGAAGCTCTATGTCTCCCCCATCCACGTGTCTGCACTTGAGGAAGAGGAGCAAGAGCATGTTGTCCAATTTACCTCTCAGTTCCTCAGGCTGCAGCACCTCCGGGATCTCCATCTGGAAGCTCCCTCCTTCCTTGAAGGCTGCCTGGACCAGATGCTCAGGTGAGAGTGGTCCCATTGGCCGAGGGACAGAGAACTCAACACCAGAATGTCAAAGGCTCTGTCTCCTTTGCAGCTCTGTCTTGAAGTGTGGTATCACATAACCTCACACATCAAGTTAGAGGGACAAAGCGGGATCAAGGCTCTAGAAAAGGACACCCTGCTAGGAAGTAATAGACTAGGGTGTTGGGATCTAGTGAGGAGGCATGTGTGATTTCTTCTCTAGGAGGATGTCTGTGTTCAGATGACTCAGGAAAATAGGTCAGGGGAGGGAGAATTGAAGAGGATCAATTTCATGAGACCCGAGCATTACTAAAGGGATGTTCTGGGCTCACCATTTCGGTGACCACGATAAATTTATCTCACattcctcctctgtcaaaggcTGTTTAGTGCTGTTGATAAGGTAACGAATACATAGTAAATGCAGGATTCTGGAGATGATGGTAACGGAGAGGGAGCAAAAAGGATACTAATAGCGGTAGAAGGTTTGCAGGTGCTCTGCCGGTGTAAGTGAGCCCCTCAGACTGGCAATCCCAGTTGATGTTGTAAGGTCTTGCCCAGGGTGG
Proteins encoded:
- the LOC125119238 gene encoding LOW QUALITY PROTEIN: melanoma antigen preferentially expressed in tumors-like (The sequence of the model RefSeq protein was modified relative to this genomic sequence to represent the inferred CDS: deleted 1 base in 1 codon); amino-acid sequence: MSVWNPLRLRDLAGMNLLKDEASAITALEYLPTELFPPLFMEAFYGSHRETLKAMVQAWPFVRLPLGGLMGGLMQMSHVETLQAMLDGLDVLLAQKFRPRRCNLRVLDFRNTSQDFWSMWSGEKAHKSSSSLITPLNEDRSRTEHPLSPLEVFIDLYLNERIMSGPFLTYLMSWIEERKGLVHLCCKKLSIISMPMENIMTVLAQVQLDCIQELEVNCTWQLSTLATFAALLGQMSNVQKLYVSPIHVSALEEEEQEHVVQFTSQFLRLQHLRDLHLEAPSFLEGCLDQMLRCLMRPLENLAITNCLLTESDLTHLSQCPSISQLKGLDLGGVTLTDFSPDVLQGLLEKVASTLQELDLELCGITDSQLEAILPALSHCSALTSFSVRGNLLSMAIVQKVLGCTTGLPGLCQELYPPPRESFSSQGTLLPGRLAQVRAELYESLRALGRPRTIWISYSPCPHCGDDTVHHAERIVYS